In one window of Archocentrus centrarchus isolate MPI-CPG fArcCen1 chromosome 11, fArcCen1, whole genome shotgun sequence DNA:
- the LOC115787755 gene encoding sclerostin domain-containing protein 1-like encodes MTEALQGVVCELASNSRTHLSGAVMLRPVSALRLFALLLLLSTSSAVQNNATESISPQPALDTQDPKAHEYSNQARNRGRRPTDAVRDGLDQSQVSCRELRSTKYISDGQCTSVNPIKELVCAGECLPAHLMPNWIGGTNTGRYWSRRDAQEWRCVIDRTRSQRIQLQCHDGSTRTYKITVVTSCKCKRYNRQQNNSELKDTPAHSGKPRKDQGKAGLLEMNAERQSAN; translated from the exons ATGACTGAAGCCCTGCAGGGTGTCGT GTGTGAGCTTGCCTCTAACAGCCGCACACATCTGTCAGGTGCAGTCATGCTCCGTCCTGTTAGCGCACTCCGGCTCTTcgccctcctgctgctgctgagcacGAGTTCAGCTGTTCAAAATAACGCCACAGAGTCCATCAGTCCTCAGCCGGCCCTCGACACTCAGGACCCGAAGGCTCATGAATACTCAAACCAGGCGAGGAACCGAGGGAGACGGCCTACTGACGCCGTGCGTGATG GATTAGACCAGAGCCAGGTGAGCTGCAGGGAGTTGAGGTCCACAAAGTACATCTCTGATGGCCAGTGCACCAGTGTCAACCCTATTAAGGAGTTGGTGTGTGCTGGGGAGTGTCTGCCAGCTCACCTGATGCCCAACTGGATTGGTGGCACTAACACTGGGAGGTACTGGAGCCGCCGTGATGCTCAGGAGTGGCGCTGCGTCATTGATCGAACCAGGTCCCAGCGGATCCAGCTGCAGTGCCACGATGGGAGCACCAGGACCTACAAGATAACTGTGGTGACCTCCTGCAAATGCAAGCGCTACAACAGACAGCAGAACAATTCAGAACTCAAGgacacacctgcacacagtggtAAACCGAGAAAGGATCAGGGGAAGGCTGGACTCCTTGAAATGAATGCTGAGAGGCAGTCTGCAAACTAA
- the ssr2 gene encoding translocon-associated protein subunit beta, producing MAKMLHVFLVLALLALGSGEEGARLLASKSLLNRYAVEGRDLTLQYNIYNVGSSAALEVELSDDSFPPEDFGIVSGMLNVKWDRIAPASNVSHTVVLRPLKAGYFNFTSATVSYLAQEGGQVVVSYTSAPGQGGILAQREFDRRFSPHYLDWAAFGVMTLPSIGIPLLLWYSSKRKYDSPKSKKN from the exons ATGGCAAAGATGCTGCACGTGTTTCTAGTTCTGGCTCTGCTGGCACTGGGCTCAGGAGAAGAGGGCGCCCGTTTGCTGGCCTCCAAATCCCTGCTGAACCGCTATGCTGTGGAAGGTCGGGACCTGACCCTCCAGTACAACATCTACAACGTGGGTTCCAG CGCTGCTCTGGAGGTGGAGCTGTCTGATGATTCTTTTCCTCCTGAAGATTTTGGAATTGTTTCGGGAATGTTGAATGTGAAATGGGACCGAATTGCTCC AGCAAGCAATGTCTCTCACACAGTTGTGTTGCGCCCCTTGAAGGCTGGGTACTTTAATTTTACCTCAGCTACTGTCAGCTACCTGGCCCAGGAGGGAGGGCAAGTTGTG GTCAGTTACACCAGCGCCCCGGGACAGGGAGGCATCCTGGCTCAGAGAGAGTTTGACCGGCGCTTCTCTCCACACTAT CTGGACTGGGCTGCATTCGGCGTGATGACTCTGCCCTCCATTGGTATCCCTCTGCTCCTTTGGTACTCCAGCAAGAGGAAGTATGACTCACCAAAGAGCAAGAAGAACTGA